GGGCAGTCGAATTTGAACAATATAATAAAGCATTAACTCTACTACCTCATAATCAAAACCTGTGTGTTCCTTGGGATCAGAGGTCGAATGAGGCGAATTAAACATATGCTGGGTTGGTTTAAGGGCATCTTCAATCGATTGCTGCACATATTTATTGATATTTGCCATATCAAACATTGAATTTGAAAAAGGGAGTCCCGGCTTGCCGTCCTTTTGATCACGGTCCGATTGATTGAACCACTTCATAAACTCTTTCATGCTTACAAAATCCTTTCATACCTTAATGACAGGAGGTGGATACTATGACTCGTATATCTTTTCATAACCTCAACATTGATCAAGTCTCCAACTCTTCAGGAATTTACTCTGGTACGAATGTTCAGTCCAGGTTCTCTGCTTATCACCAGAAAAATGAAGGCAGCGGAATGATTATAGGAAATAAAAATGTCCTGCAGCAGAACAGACATCTCATTATTAAAAAGCCAAATCCTCAGGGAGAGTAGCTGTCATGTTTTTTGGCAGACGAAACAAACCACCTCAAGATACCGAACATCTCTACAAAGAGATCTTAAAACTCCAGAAAGCCATATTGGAAAATCAGGGTAAAACTGTAGAGTACCATTTTCATTTTGACAAAGTGGATATCCACGACCCTAAACTGGAGCAGTTAAGCTTTCAACTGGACCATCTAGATATCGAAGATTTAAGTGGGGCTTTAAATCTAGGCAATAACTTTGGCGTTCATGTGAAACCATCTTACAAAGAAAAACCTAAATTGGAAAAAACAAAAGATGGTTTAAAATTTACATTCAAAGAAAAGGAGGAGTAACTTGAACTTTCTTTCTCCTAATTTCTTCATTCGCAATATTCATATTGGAACAGTAGAAGACGCTTCGTGTGTCAATCTCGGAAATAATGCCCCCAGCGGGTTTGAAAGCCACAAAAAACATAACCAGGGATTTGGCAATGTTTATGGTGACGGGAATTCTCTCAAAGGCTTGCGTTCGATCTTAAGTGATTCAGCGATTCTTGATATGATGGTGAACAGCAAAGATCAAGAAGTACCGGAATGGATTCAAACGATGGTAAAGAATGAGATGGAAAAGGATATTCACGCGTCCTCATAGCCTTTTCCATGGGAATTCTTTATCGTTTCTTTTTTAATAGGCATATCCACCATATCTTCATCATGGATTACATTGATATTCTGGTGCACCACGTTACCGTTTCCAACAATGGTACCTAAAGCCGAATTTTCTTTTTTATGAGCAGACCAGTTGTTTTGACTATTAGGACCCACGAAAATTCCAGAACTCATTTTAATCTGATTAACGTTAATGCAATCGAATTGTATCTCCATCGAACCAGCCCCTTAGTATTGAACGTTAGGCTGCGGGTTGTTAACAGTCGGGTTGTTAAGCGGCAGATCTACAAAATCATTATCGAATACTGTATTCACGTTGTTGGTCGCAATCATGAACCCTACAGGGACGCCGGCAGCGTTATTGTTTTTTCCCTGCCAGGTCCAGTCGGGCTGATTGTTCTGCCCAGTGGAAATGGTCGAGTTATCATTAAGTGCATTAACTGCAATCTGGTTAAATACTACGGAAACAGGCATTTATTTCACCTCACCTCATTGTTAAAATATCCTATTCCAGGCCGCAGGGGAACGTGTCAGTCACCCAGGTGTTTGATTACCCCCAGCGGCTCCTTTCTCTCCTTTCCACCTATCCTCATAGCAATCTATACACAATTGGATATGGACTTTCCAATCGTCTTCCGGTATGACCAGGTCATCCTCACTTACTTCCCTTTGACAATTCCAGCAGATTTTATTTCTTCGATTTATGTCGCGGAGGAACTCGTCGAATCTCCCCATGTGTTTCTCCCCTTTTCCATGTTTTGATATCTTAAGTGTTGTTATTTTTTATAAAGATTTTTCGCCGTATAGTCGAATACTCGACTGTGGAGTAGGTTGGGGGTGGATCTCAATAATCAAAGTATAAGATACTGCTTACTCTTCTACTAATGAGGAAGTTATTATCTTTAAAAGGAATTGAACACTGGTTATTCAATTTTTTATAAACAAATACCTGATTTTTAAAGGGGTTTTTCTCTCAAATATCTAATGTTGTATAAAGGGAGATAATTATTTAGAAATGGGGATTTACAAATGAAAACAATACCAGTTGCCGCACAAATGTACACACTAAGAGAAGAAGCTCAAAAAGACTTTGCCGGTACAGTCAGAAAAGTAGCCGATTTAGGATTTGATGCTGTAGAGTTTGCCGGGTTCGGCGGATTATCAGCAAGGGAAATTAAAAGTTTACTTGAAGAAACAGGATTACAGGCGGCTTCCTGCCATGTTCCGCTGGAAGATTTAAAAAATAACCTGGAACAAGTCATTAACGACCAGAAAACAATCGGAAGCTCTTATATCGTCTGTCCTTACATAGATGAACGTGAGGAAGAAGATTATCAGCAGTTAATTCCTCTTTTAGATCGTCTGGGTGAACAGTGCCGTCAGGAAGGGATCACGTTGTGTTACCACAACCACGATTTTGAGTTGAAGAAGCTGTCGGATGGCCGTACAGCTCTTGAGACCATCTTCGATGATACTCAAAATGAGAACTTAAAAACGGAATTTGATATCTACTGGCTAAAAAAAGCAGGGGAACAGCCGGAGCAATGGCTAAAACGATATCAGGGCAGAAGCCCTCTTTTGCATTTGAAGGACATGACGGTGGATGACGAATCATTTTTTGCAGAGCTCGGTACGGGTGGTGTAGACCTGGATGCTGTATTCCAAGCAGGTGAGGAAGCAGGAGTACAGTGGTGGATTATTGAGCAGGATGAGAGCCGCCGTTCTCCTTTAGAGAGCCTCGCGATCAGTATGGATTATATTAAGCAGAAATTTAAATAAAAATAAGGCGCAGGCTTTTAAAAAAAAGTCTGCGCCTTTTCTCGGTATGCAAAAAAGCCTGGGTTCACTTGTGGAACCAGGCCTGATTATTTACTTTGATGGATCTTCCATTTATTAAATTCCAGATATTCGCGAAATTGGTCTTTAGACACTCCTGAGTTCATTGCTTCATGAACGAGTTCCAGCCAGTCATCATCCAGCGTTTCATCTTTTGCATCTGATTCTCCATGGAGAAGAAAATTAATAGAGACATCCAATTCTTTTGATATTTTTTCTAAGAATTGAATCGATGGATTGGTCTGGATATTACGTTCAATGGAGCTCAGGTACGACTTTGCAACCCCAGCTCTCTCAGCTAATTCAGACAGCGACATATGACGGGCTTTGCGAATTTGTTTGATGCGTTCACCGATCATATTTTCACCTACTTTCTTACCTAGTATGAGTATAGCATATTTTATGAGTGCGTTCTATTTAAAGCACAAAAATCAGTAAGTAGACCTATTCTTGAACATTATAACTCATTCTTTTGTATCTTATAACATAATAGTTATCCAAAATGCCTATGTAATCCATTCCTATTATATTCATCGGCTAAGAAGTCATTTATTTAAGCTTTTTATTCCGAAATATCCGTGTTTTGAGGTGTGAGACTTTGTTCAATCAGATATAATAAAGATAAATAAAAAATAACAGGTGATTGCTATGAACGATCTTGTTGAACGTTTCGAGGTAGCCTTTAACCAAATCCATCAGCACCTTAAGGAGTTTAATGGGTATCCGAAAAATGATAACTTCGTTGAATTATTACAGCGAAGCAAATTGAAGCACAGTGTGATCCGTGTCCACTTTGATCTTTTAAAACAATATGCAAAACTTCGAAATGCACTTGTCCACGAGAGGATACGTGATGATTATTATATTGCCACCCCTCATTTGGAAGTAGTCGAGAGCTTGGAGCATATTAAACAAACGCTTGATCAACCTCCTGAAGCGCTTGAATTTGCTACTCATCCGGTCATTTTCTTTAAAGACACCAGCTTATTGACCGAAATTATGACCGCCTTTGATCAGCAGGGGGTTTCGCAATTTCCTATCTATAGCAAGGACAATGAGTTCCTTGGTTTACTAACGAATGATGGAATCGTTCGCTGGATTGCCCGGTCAGTGGACAACAACGTTGTAAATTTGGCGGGTGTTACTGCTAAGGATGTTCTACAAGACGGATTAAACCCTAGTATAGAATTTTTATCCTCTCACGGAACGGTGTATGAATTAGAGGAACGATTTGAAAGAAGTCTGGAAGAGGAACGTAAATTAAAAGCTGTGATTCTCACTGAATCTGGTAAAGCTAATGACGCTCCTTTAGGAATCGTAACCACCTGGGATTTAATCAAGGTGGATCGGAGGAATGAGGATGAGTGAAGAAAAAACGACGGTTAGCGACTTCTTCAGGTTTATTAAGGGTGGGATTCCTTCTAAATGGATTCTTACCCTCGCCATTGTCCTCAGTCTTTTTGAAACAGCCGCTAGCCTGGTTGTTCCATTATTCACCAGGAATTTAGTAGACGGACTGTCTACAGGTTCTTTGAGCACCGGACTTATTACCTTTCTTATCATAACCTTTGTGATCCAAACCGTTTCCAGCGGCTTTTCATATTACTTGCTTGCCTATATTGGAGAACACATCGTTTCATACATAAGAAGACAGTTGTGGGAAAGGGTTCTACATCTGCCGGTAGCTTATTTTGATGAACATGAATCCGGTGAAACAATGAGCCGGATCACGCAGGATACCAATACTGTTAAAAATTTAATTACCAATCATCTGGTTACTTTTTTTACAGGGATTATCTCCATTATTGGGGCTGTGGTCATTTTGTTAACCATTGATTGGAGAATGACGGTCATCATGCTTGCCGCGGTTCCCCTTTCTTTTCTTATCATTCTTCCACTGGGGCGCATGATGTACCGTGTATCTAAAAAAATGCAGGATGAAATGGCCGACTTCAGTGCAAATCTGGGTCGAGTTCTAAGTGAAATCAGACTTGTAAAATCTTCTAATGCTGAAGACGCAGAAGAGGCTAAGGGACGGGGAGGAATTAACCGTCTTTTTACTTACGGATTGAAGGAAGCCCGAATTCAGTCCGTCATTTCTCCATTTATGACGACAATTATTATGGTCGTCCTCGTCATACTTATAGGATATGGAGGTGTCCGTGTCGCTTCTGGTGAGCTGAGTGCGGGCTCTCTTGTAGCCATTATTATCTATATGTTTCAAATTATTGTTCCCTTCAGCCAGATGGCTACATTCATGACAGCTTTTCAAAAGGCTATGGGGGCTACGGAGCGAATTCAGGCTCTTTTAAAAACGCCCGCTGAAATGAATACACAGCCCAGTACATTTAAAATGAAGCCTCTTCAGTTCCATCACGTTTCCTTCTCCTATGCTGAAAACCAGATGGTTTTATATGATTTGAATTTTACAGTTCAACCTGGGGAAACCGTCGCTCTTGTTGGTCCGAGCGGGGCCGGAAAGACTACTGTATTTTCTTTAATCGAACGTTTCTATGCCCCCGTCTCAGGTGAAATCAGAATGGGTGAGACGCCCATCGAATCGATTAACCTTGCTGTGTGGCGGCAGTCCATTGGTTACGTTTCACAGGAAAGCCCTATTATGGCAGGGTCTATCCGTGACAATGTGTGCTATGGTCTTGACCGGAGCGTAACACATTCAGAAATTGAACATGCCCTGAACCAGGCTAATGCTTATGAATTCGTCCAAGCCTTACCCGAACAGTTAGAAACTATGGTCGGTGAACGTGGAATCAAACTCTCTGGAGGTCAAAGGCAGCGTATAGCCATTGCTCGAGCCTTACTGCGCAATCCTGCTATCCTGCTATTGGATGAAGCGACCTCGAACCTTGACTCAGAATCCGAAGCTGCTGTGCAGACCGCTCTAAAGGCTCTTATGAAAGGCCGCACTACATTTATCATTGCACACCGGTTGTCTACAGTGGTTGAAGCGGATCATATGCTTGTATTTGAAAAAGGACAGGTAACCGGGCAAGGTACCCACAAAGAACTTTATGATCAAAATATTCTTTACCGGCAGCTTGTTGATCAACAGGTCATTTCTTAAGAAGACTGGGCGTTTATTGAATATTTTTGTTATGCAGCATATCTTATTGTTGTACCATAACTTAATGAAGTATATCATTAGATTAACTACACTTAAGTAAAGGGGTTTGGTTATGGCAGATGAACGAAGAATTGAACCATTCCGCTACTCATTTAATGAACCGCTGCCAGGGTTTTATAATAAAAAATTAAGCCCGAATATCTCCGGACCGCTGCAAGTGAAAGACATCAGCTTGAATGGCCTGCGCTTCTCTTGTGATGAGAACCCGGATCTTTCCATGAAAGATGAGGTTCTTCTTTCGTTTATTTATCATAAAGAAACGTACTCAGCAGAAGGACGGATTATCTGGATCAGCTCAGATAATCGTACGATGACTTGCGGGGTTAACGTATTTATGTTCCCTGAATCTCTCCGCAATGAAATTTACCGATTAGGTGAGTCCCTGAACAAAAATAAAAACTTCATATAATTTAAAGCCTCCCACACGGGGAGGCTTTTTTTGGATATAAATATACCACCTCAAGTCATCCAATATTTGGATGACTTGAGGTGGTAAATGTTGGTTGTGGGTGTCAGGTGATGATAGCTTGTGTTATTTTGATGAAGCCGTTTTGGATGGTTCTGATTCATTTCCTTCTAAATCCACCGTGGTTACATAATACATATATTGAGAAGCTTCGGGATCTGCATACGCTTTTCTCTCATGATTCGAGATACTGGCAACTTTCTCAAATTCCTCTCCATCCCTACTCCTGTATACTCTATAGCCCGCTACATAATCTTTACGAACGGCGTACCATGTAACAAGACTGCCGTTAACTTCGATATTCGTAGGAGCTTTAATATCCGACTTTTCCTTTTCAGTCTCTTTCAGGGTGGAATAAACGACCAGACGATCCTGGTGACCTCCTTGATCCCTCACAAACTCTCCCGTACAAGTGATAAGGTTCAGCCTCTTTTCATCAGTGGGACCAAAAATCCGTCCGATTGGGGACTCTTTCTCTGGATAACTTTCCAATTTCTGAACGACGTATGTTTTCTTTTCGCCGTTTTGATCGGTGACTGTAATTTCATCCCCTTTTTCAAGCTTATCCAAGTCATAGAAAACCGCAG
The Halobacillus halophilus DSM 2266 DNA segment above includes these coding regions:
- a CDS encoding class F sortase, whose translation is MEMKWKIYFTVVGIVALLMVGYETNVWANLTSSESETQVEKIETPEVEASDITPPEEKLKEQVAGGEFTVINKNKDMNSSEVVKEEKQKETGIVPANIQIPAIDVNSDIESVGVLDNGQMGVPEDPDKAGWFEPGTEPGNTGNSVIAGHVDSRTGPAVFYDLDKLEKGDEITVTDQNGEKKTYVVQKLESYPEKESPIGRIFGPTDEKRLNLITCTGEFVRDQGGHQDRLVVYSTLKETEKEKSDIKAPTNIEVNGSLVTWYAVRKDYVAGYRVYRSRDGEEFEKVASISNHERKAYADPEASQYMYYVTTVDLEGNESEPSKTASSK
- a CDS encoding PilZ domain-containing protein; translation: MADERRIEPFRYSFNEPLPGFYNKKLSPNISGPLQVKDISLNGLRFSCDENPDLSMKDEVLLSFIYHKETYSAEGRIIWISSDNRTMTCGVNVFMFPESLRNEIYRLGESLNKNKNFI
- a CDS encoding ABC transporter ATP-binding protein translates to MSEEKTTVSDFFRFIKGGIPSKWILTLAIVLSLFETAASLVVPLFTRNLVDGLSTGSLSTGLITFLIITFVIQTVSSGFSYYLLAYIGEHIVSYIRRQLWERVLHLPVAYFDEHESGETMSRITQDTNTVKNLITNHLVTFFTGIISIIGAVVILLTIDWRMTVIMLAAVPLSFLIILPLGRMMYRVSKKMQDEMADFSANLGRVLSEIRLVKSSNAEDAEEAKGRGGINRLFTYGLKEARIQSVISPFMTTIIMVVLVILIGYGGVRVASGELSAGSLVAIIIYMFQIIVPFSQMATFMTAFQKAMGATERIQALLKTPAEMNTQPSTFKMKPLQFHHVSFSYAENQMVLYDLNFTVQPGETVALVGPSGAGKTTVFSLIERFYAPVSGEIRMGETPIESINLAVWRQSIGYVSQESPIMAGSIRDNVCYGLDRSVTHSEIEHALNQANAYEFVQALPEQLETMVGERGIKLSGGQRQRIAIARALLRNPAILLLDEATSNLDSESEAAVQTALKALMKGRTTFIIAHRLSTVVEADHMLVFEKGQVTGQGTHKELYDQNILYRQLVDQQVIS
- a CDS encoding helix-turn-helix domain-containing protein, with the protein product MIGERIKQIRKARHMSLSELAERAGVAKSYLSSIERNIQTNPSIQFLEKISKELDVSINFLLHGESDAKDETLDDDWLELVHEAMNSGVSKDQFREYLEFNKWKIHQSK
- a CDS encoding sugar phosphate isomerase/epimerase family protein is translated as MKTIPVAAQMYTLREEAQKDFAGTVRKVADLGFDAVEFAGFGGLSAREIKSLLEETGLQAASCHVPLEDLKNNLEQVINDQKTIGSSYIVCPYIDEREEEDYQQLIPLLDRLGEQCRQEGITLCYHNHDFELKKLSDGRTALETIFDDTQNENLKTEFDIYWLKKAGEQPEQWLKRYQGRSPLLHLKDMTVDDESFFAELGTGGVDLDAVFQAGEEAGVQWWIIEQDESRRSPLESLAISMDYIKQKFK
- a CDS encoding CBS domain-containing protein, which produces MNDLVERFEVAFNQIHQHLKEFNGYPKNDNFVELLQRSKLKHSVIRVHFDLLKQYAKLRNALVHERIRDDYYIATPHLEVVESLEHIKQTLDQPPEALEFATHPVIFFKDTSLLTEIMTAFDQQGVSQFPIYSKDNEFLGLLTNDGIVRWIARSVDNNVVNLAGVTAKDVLQDGLNPSIEFLSSHGTVYELEERFERSLEEERKLKAVILTESGKANDAPLGIVTTWDLIKVDRRNEDE
- a CDS encoding Hsp20/alpha crystallin family protein translates to MKEFMKWFNQSDRDQKDGKPGLPFSNSMFDMANINKYVQQSIEDALKPTQHMFNSPHSTSDPKEHTGFDYEVVELMLYYIVQIRLPKETDMDALRLTLGNCKLYVGGIGDGKKTIPLPGQPSRRNISAQYSDGMIEVRLHKKREDYEKEIHVFY